DNA sequence from the Candidatus Planktophila sulfonica genome:
CATTAAGCGAACGCTGAACTCCAACGAGTGCACCCGCTAGACAACCGAGTAATACTGCAACGATTGATACATCATGAGCATCAAGGCGATCAAAGACAGAGACAAAGACAGCGAAGACGGTAAAGGCTGCAGCTGCAATACGTCGCGGAGTGATGTGCTTCTTTCCCCCACCTGTAAGGCCAATGCGATCCACAACAAGAGATGCTGCGGTCTGGCCTGCGATTGAAGCCACAGAGTAAATGGCAACGCCTATTAGAGGCACGATATGGGTTTGAACCGCTACAAAACTGCCGCCCAGCATTCCGGCAAAAAGCGTCCAGGCAGGTAGCTCTTTGCGAACTACTGATGTTCGAATATTTCGAACGCCTTCTTTAATCGAAGAGCTAAAAATTGCGACGATCGCGATAATGGCTAAACCTGAACCAAATGAGACCAGCGCAGCTTCGATGCCATTGCCTAAGCGATGTGAGAGCTCACCATTTGCGCGCGCTTGAAAAGAGATCATCACAGCAGTGAGCGCTGCTAGAACATCGAGGCGCTGCGTCTTTTTCGACATATTCAAATCCTATTAACTTTCGAGGGCCAGAG
Encoded proteins:
- a CDS encoding DMT family transporter, with product MSKKTQRLDVLAALTAVMISFQARANGELSHRLGNGIEAALVSFGSGLAIIAIVAIFSSSIKEGVRNIRTSVVRKELPAWTLFAGMLGGSFVAVQTHIVPLIGVAIYSVASIAGQTAASLVVDRIGLTGGGKKHITPRRIAAAAFTVFAVFVSVFDRLDAHDVSIVAVLLGCLAGALVGVQRSLNGKINEHSHQSYATSFLNFTMGTTFLVIFLAATLIFGSSKVVPLPAGPWWMYTGGVLGVIYIAMASMIVQHLGVLTFTLFSVGGQLVGSLLIDIFSPTDGVQISIYLVVGIAMTYLGVIVGGVNNSQSRKRLTQ